Part of the Candidatus Paceibacterota bacterium genome is shown below.
GCGAAAAGCCGGCGATCCCGGCAAAAAGACCGGGGCCGTACCTAAGCTGTGGCGGCCAGCTTTGCGCTAGCGGGTGCGCAGCACCGCTCATTGCTGCGGAGCAGCGATGCGCAAAGCGATCTCTCACATATTAAAAGTCGCTTGCAAAGCAAGCGACTTTTAATATGTGAGAGAAAGAATTACTTCTTGCCCTTCTTAGCAACCTTCTTGACTGCCTTCTTAGCAACCTTCTTGACTGCCTTCTTTGCAACCTTCTTGACTGCCTTCTTGACAATCTTCTTTGCTGCCTTCTTTGCTACTGCCATAATATTTTTGAGAAGTGTGTACGATGATAATGAGCTTACGCTGACCACGAGTAAGCGAGTAGAGTTTCATCATGCATAGCACGCTGACACTCTTTACTTTATTATCCCGCACATTGTGCAATACAACAATGATGAAAACAATTTTCGTGTGGATAACTTTTGGAAATATAGAATTGAATTTTCATGTACGTGAATATATTTTTTTAAAAATAATTATTTTGTTTTCGATGAAAAAATATTTTTTGCGGAAATTTTATTCATTTACTTTTTTATATTCTTACGGTAGCTTGAAATGAGCATAGTACTTTCACTCACGGAGCACGTCATGCCCTACGCGAAAACGGTCATCCTTATCCGACACGGACAGACACCCTCAAACCTGACAGGGTCAATTCAGGGCCCTGATGAGCCACTTACGGACCTCGGCCGAGACCAGGCTGAGAAACTCGCAAACAGGCTTGCACGCTCCCCAAGACTGTATCCACTCAAAGCAATCCTAACGAGCAGTTTCGCTCGTGCAAAAGAGACCGCGCTAATCATTGGAGACAGGTTTCCCGGCGTAGCAGTAGTTCCATCCATGGTCTACCATGAATGCTTACACCCCTCGCGTATTCGCGGTCTACCCATCAATGATCCCGAGGTTGTGCGCACACTTGGCGAGTTCACAAAAAACTTTCACAATCCTGAGTATAGCTATGAGGATGGTGAAACATTCTCACAGCGCAAAGCACGTGCGCTCATCGCGCTCTCACAACTTGAGGACCATTACGGTGACTGCATTGCACTCGTCACTCACGGCGTGTTTGCAACCCATATCATCAATTGCATCCTCCACGGAGAGCAACTCACCTCTTACATGCTCGAACGTGCACCAATGATGTTCCCTAATACCGGTATTCTCAAACTTACATTTGGCGAGTACCACACCTTTAGTGGCAAGCGCACAGGATGGAGGATTCACCCCGGCGATGCAAGCCACCTTGAATAAAAACACAACGCACTTCGGTGCGTTTTTTGTTCCATTTAATACCACTTTTCTGTTCTATGCTATACTAAAGTAGAGTAAATATAATCATACAATTATATGACTGACTTATCCGAAATATCTTTCGTGCTCACCAAAATACTGCTTGCGCTTACTGCCCTAGCGGGAATTGTCGTGCTCGTGCTTACCACCATGAAAGCAAGACACGTGCGCGGCTCCCTTGCATTGATCATTGCAAGCCTTGGCACACTACTATGGTCTAGCACACTATTTGCAAGTCTATGGTTTTCGGGCCAAACAATTGATGTATCAATTTATGTCTTTGCGCTCTCCACCTCCTTCTGCTTCGCTTGGCTGGCATATGCTTATCAGTCATCCCTCAACACACGCAATGTAGTGTTGTTGGCAATACCCATATTTCTCTTCTTGGCATTTGCTTTTGTGCCGGGTTTCATGTTCAACGGATATTCATCGAGCCTAAATGGTTCCATTGAAACAAGCGGGGCGATGGGATATTTCATATTCCACATACTCTTTTACGCATATCTTATCCTCGCTTCAATTAAACTCATCTCGCGTAGAGCAATAACACGCAATGCAACACTGCGACAGCAATTTGAGTTCCTTTTGTTTGGCACGCTTGTTTTTGCACTCATAAAGTTCATCGCCAACATCATCCTTGGTGGTTTCTACGGTATCATCACCCTAAATCCTCTCATGCCAAGCGCGGCGCTTATACCACTATTTATCGCCTACGGAGTAGTGACGCAATACTACTTCATCGATCTCAAGTACATTCTTTATAGCTTCATAGGTAAAATTGCGCTTTTCCTCTTCTCGGGACTCACGTACCTCCTTGCACTCCTCTCCATTGGCGCACTTGCTCGCGGACACAATATCCTTACCTACCACATCGCCTTCCTTATTACGCTTCTTGCCTCATTAAAACTCGCACCCATACTCAAAAAGGAAGCAGTCCTTCTTGCGGCAGGACCTCGCGAGCGTGCATATAAAGATGCAGTGGATCGTTTTATACTCGATCTCTATGAGCAACAACACACGCCGATTGAAATCTCCAATGCCACCACACAGCTCTGCGGAGAAATTCTTAGTGCAAGCAACAGTCAACTTATCACTGAGGCCAATGGGAATGAGCGCGAACTTTTGCTTCTTACGAGTATAAGAATGAGCGGCGCATCGTTCCTCGAGGAATCAACGATTTTGCTACTCGAGACAACAAGCACGTCGGAAATAGGAGTTCCTTCCCCTCAGGAAAAATTCGGCGAAGAACTACGTAATATCTATGGTGCGGCACTCGTCGCGACCCTTTCGTCACAAGGCACACTTTATGGGCTCCTTATTCTCGGTGAACGAAAAGACGGTAGGGGCTATTCAAAACAAGACGTTGCTTTAGTGCAAAGTATATTACTCCCACTTTCATCTGCACTTGCTGAAGCTTCGTTTCGTACGCGCATCACACTCCTCACCCGATCGAGTGACAATGAAACGGGCAAGCTAAGAGAGAAAGTCTTCCAGAAGAACACAAAAAATATAATGCTGATCGAGGCACTGGAAAATAGCAGCCGTGAAGCCCTCAGACAAATCAGAAGCAAGGTTGATGCAATCAACCAATTTGGTCCAAGTGCAGTACATGCCGCACTCGAAACAGTAGAGAAATCCACCCTTGAAATTGAGCGTAGTGTTGCACGACTCCATACAGAGGTACTCAAACCAATCACCGAGCAAGCAGACCTTGC
Proteins encoded:
- a CDS encoding histidine phosphatase family protein; amino-acid sequence: MPYAKTVILIRHGQTPSNLTGSIQGPDEPLTDLGRDQAEKLANRLARSPRLYPLKAILTSSFARAKETALIIGDRFPGVAVVPSMVYHECLHPSRIRGLPINDPEVVRTLGEFTKNFHNPEYSYEDGETFSQRKARALIALSQLEDHYGDCIALVTHGVFATHIINCILHGEQLTSYMLERAPMMFPNTGILKLTFGEYHTFSGKRTGWRIHPGDASHLE